In Halomarina salina, one DNA window encodes the following:
- the glpK gene encoding glycerol kinase GlpK: MPADTYVGAIDQGTTGTRFMVFDHGGQVVANAYEKHEQIYPEPGWVEHDPVEIWENTKTVISRALREGGLDPDQLEGLGITNQRETTLIWDAESGEPIHNALVWQDRRTTDRVEELQDADKVEWIREKTGLEADAYFSATKAEWLLDNADPIKLQRARPADVRERAEAGELRMGTIDTWLIHKLTGNHITDVTNASRTMLYNIHDMAWDAELLEEFGVPESLLPEVRPSSDDDYYGTTDPDGFLESAVPVAGALGDQQAALFGQTCFDEGDAKNTYGTGSFFLMNTGSEAVSSDHGLLTTVGFQRSGEPVQYALEGAIFITGAAIEWLEDVDLIEDAAETAELARSVDSTDGVYVVPAFTGLGAPHWDGRARGTIVGITRGTRREHVVRATLESIAYQTRDVAEAMEADSGIEMSSLRVDGGAVKNNFLCQLQSDIIRTDIVRPQVDETTALGSAYAAGLAVGYWETVDELRNNWQVDREFTPEMAADDADAKYDRWGDAVERSLDWARDGGD, from the coding sequence ATGCCAGCAGACACCTACGTCGGCGCGATCGATCAGGGAACGACGGGCACGCGGTTCATGGTGTTCGACCACGGCGGGCAGGTCGTCGCCAACGCCTACGAGAAGCACGAACAGATCTACCCCGAACCCGGCTGGGTCGAGCACGACCCCGTCGAGATATGGGAGAACACGAAGACGGTCATCTCGCGGGCGCTTCGGGAGGGCGGTCTCGACCCCGACCAGCTAGAGGGCCTCGGCATCACGAACCAGCGCGAGACGACGCTCATCTGGGACGCCGAGTCCGGCGAGCCGATACACAACGCGCTGGTCTGGCAGGACCGCCGGACGACCGACCGCGTCGAGGAACTCCAGGACGCCGACAAGGTCGAGTGGATACGCGAGAAGACGGGGCTGGAGGCCGACGCGTACTTCTCGGCGACGAAAGCCGAGTGGCTGCTCGACAACGCCGACCCCATCAAACTCCAGCGGGCGCGACCCGCGGACGTCCGGGAACGGGCGGAGGCGGGCGAACTCCGCATGGGGACCATCGACACCTGGCTCATCCACAAGCTCACGGGCAACCACATCACGGACGTCACCAACGCCTCGCGGACGATGCTGTACAACATCCACGACATGGCGTGGGACGCCGAACTCCTGGAGGAGTTCGGGGTGCCCGAGAGCCTCCTGCCGGAGGTCAGACCGTCGAGCGACGACGACTACTACGGGACGACCGACCCCGACGGGTTCCTCGAATCGGCGGTCCCGGTCGCGGGCGCACTCGGCGACCAGCAGGCCGCGCTGTTCGGCCAGACCTGCTTCGACGAGGGCGACGCGAAGAACACCTACGGCACGGGGTCGTTCTTCCTGATGAACACCGGGTCGGAGGCCGTCTCCAGCGACCACGGCCTGCTGACGACCGTCGGCTTCCAGCGCTCGGGCGAACCCGTCCAGTACGCGCTGGAGGGTGCCATCTTCATCACCGGGGCGGCAATCGAGTGGCTGGAGGACGTCGACCTCATCGAGGACGCGGCCGAGACCGCCGAACTCGCGCGCTCGGTCGACTCGACCGACGGCGTCTACGTCGTCCCGGCGTTCACGGGTCTCGGCGCACCCCACTGGGACGGCCGTGCGCGCGGCACCATCGTCGGCATCACCCGCGGCACCCGGCGGGAGCACGTCGTCCGGGCGACGCTGGAGTCCATCGCCTACCAGACCCGCGACGTCGCGGAGGCGATGGAGGCCGACTCCGGCATCGAGATGAGTTCGCTCCGGGTCGACGGCGGCGCGGTCAAGAACAACTTCCTCTGCCAGTTGCAGTCCGACATCATCCGGACCGACATCGTCCGGCCGCAGGTCGACGAGACGACGGCGCTCGGCTCCGCGTACGCTGCGGGTCTCGCGGTCGGCTACTGGGAGACGGTCGACGAACTCCGGAACAACTGGCAGGTCGACCGCGAGTTCACGCCCGAGATGGCCGCCGACGACGCGGACGCGAAGTACGACCGCTGGGGCGACGCGGTCGAGCGCTCGCTCGACTGGGCGCGCGACGGTGGTGACTGA
- a CDS encoding Gfo/Idh/MocA family protein produces MSGDTSEPLRIGFLGYRFMGKAHANALARLPMFFPDAPDTERSVLVGRDESALADAAERLGFERTATDWRDVVDDVDVFYNLGPNHLHVEPTVAALEAGTNVLCEKPLAPTLDGAQEMADAASESDALAACAFNYRFVPAIQYARRLIDAGEVGDVRQVRGSYMQDWLVDDDAAWSWRNDEEMAGSGALGDLGAHTVDLARFLVGERTGEAERLSGHCQTFTEERPVEGEEGETRPVTVDDAYSAQVEYESGAMGTFEASRVAPGHKNDHSITVHGTEGSLRFSLERLNELEVMTGDARGYETVLVTDEDDPYVDHWWPPGHVVGWEHTFVHENYEFLSAVAEGEASETPRDGGGEAAGAGGDYHPNFQDALAVQRVLDGVQRSDDAGEWVSVD; encoded by the coding sequence ATGTCGGGTGACACTTCCGAGCCGCTCCGCATCGGCTTCCTCGGCTACCGCTTCATGGGCAAGGCGCACGCCAACGCGCTGGCGCGCCTGCCGATGTTCTTCCCCGACGCGCCGGACACCGAACGGTCGGTGCTCGTCGGGCGCGACGAGTCGGCGCTGGCCGACGCCGCAGAGCGCCTCGGCTTCGAGCGGACGGCGACCGACTGGCGGGACGTCGTCGACGACGTGGACGTGTTCTACAACCTCGGGCCGAACCACCTCCACGTCGAACCCACCGTCGCGGCGCTGGAGGCGGGGACGAACGTGCTCTGTGAGAAACCGCTCGCGCCGACGCTCGACGGGGCGCAGGAGATGGCCGACGCCGCCAGCGAGAGCGACGCGCTGGCCGCCTGTGCGTTCAACTACCGGTTCGTCCCGGCCATCCAGTACGCGCGACGACTCATCGACGCGGGCGAGGTGGGCGACGTCCGGCAGGTTCGCGGCAGCTACATGCAGGACTGGCTGGTCGACGACGACGCCGCCTGGTCGTGGCGCAACGACGAGGAGATGGCCGGGTCGGGTGCGCTCGGCGACCTCGGCGCGCACACCGTCGACCTCGCACGGTTCCTCGTCGGCGAGCGGACGGGTGAGGCAGAGCGTCTCTCGGGGCACTGCCAGACGTTCACCGAGGAGCGCCCCGTGGAGGGCGAAGAGGGCGAGACGCGACCCGTCACCGTCGACGACGCGTACAGCGCGCAGGTCGAGTACGAGTCGGGGGCGATGGGCACCTTCGAGGCGTCGCGCGTCGCGCCGGGGCACAAGAACGACCACAGCATCACCGTCCACGGCACCGAGGGCAGCCTCCGGTTCTCGCTCGAACGCCTCAACGAACTGGAGGTGATGACCGGCGACGCGCGGGGCTACGAGACGGTGCTGGTCACCGACGAGGACGACCCGTACGTCGACCACTGGTGGCCGCCGGGTCACGTCGTCGGGTGGGAGCACACGTTCGTCCACGAGAACTACGAGTTCCTCTCTGCCGTCGCGGAGGGCGAGGCGTCGGAGACGCCTCGAGACGGAGGCGGCGAAGCCGCCGGAGCGGGCGGCGACTACCACCCGAACTTCCAGGACGCGCTGGCGGTCCAGCGAGTGCTCGACGGCGTCCAGCGCAGCGACGACGCTGGTGAGTGGGTATCCGTGGACTGA
- a CDS encoding aldehyde dehydrogenase family protein, whose protein sequence is MAVGTAHHGKSNLIGGRWEPSNGTIEVEDLADGGVFAEVASATADQARAAAEAAHRAEREMRETTIVERVEWLEAIADGLQARKDELAEVIVREAGKPISSARGEVDSAAERFRRAAEEARNQQGEFVEGTTDGHEGWQAIVKPQPVGTVLCVAPYNYPLMTTALQVAPALAAGNSVVLKPATKTPVSGAILAEVVSEVGLPDGGFNFVAGTSGDIGDVLAGDDRIDAVAMTGSSNAGKHVARESGMVALHMELGGNAPAMVFPDADLDAAAADCAKGSFKYAGQRCSAVSRVLAHEDVHDEMVDRIEAQMDDWQPGDLFDEDTAIGPLISDDQADWVAELVDDAVEKGATLVRGGERDGKTFEPTLLADVPHDARIVHEEQFGPVAVVTRFADEEEALGIANGGDLGLDAAVFTADHDRAMRLADRIEAGAVRLNGAPSHGLGDIPFGGVKDSGIGREGIGYSIEAFTTTKSIVL, encoded by the coding sequence ATGGCAGTGGGAACCGCACATCACGGGAAGTCGAACCTCATCGGCGGTCGGTGGGAGCCCTCGAACGGCACCATCGAGGTCGAGGACCTCGCCGACGGCGGCGTGTTCGCCGAGGTCGCCAGCGCGACGGCCGACCAGGCGCGGGCCGCCGCCGAGGCCGCACACCGCGCCGAGCGCGAGATGCGCGAGACGACCATCGTCGAGCGCGTCGAGTGGCTGGAGGCCATCGCGGACGGCCTCCAGGCACGGAAGGACGAACTCGCCGAGGTCATCGTCCGCGAGGCCGGCAAACCCATCTCCAGCGCGCGCGGCGAGGTCGACTCGGCGGCCGAGCGCTTCCGCCGCGCGGCGGAGGAGGCGCGCAACCAGCAGGGCGAGTTCGTCGAGGGGACGACCGATGGCCACGAGGGCTGGCAGGCCATCGTCAAGCCACAGCCGGTCGGGACGGTCCTCTGCGTGGCCCCCTACAACTACCCGCTGATGACGACCGCGCTGCAGGTCGCCCCGGCGCTCGCGGCGGGCAACAGCGTCGTCCTCAAGCCCGCGACGAAGACGCCCGTCAGCGGGGCCATCCTCGCGGAGGTCGTCTCGGAGGTCGGCCTCCCCGACGGCGGGTTCAACTTCGTCGCAGGGACCAGCGGCGACATCGGCGACGTCCTCGCTGGCGACGACCGCATCGACGCCGTCGCCATGACCGGCTCGTCGAACGCCGGGAAGCACGTCGCCCGCGAGTCGGGCATGGTCGCGCTCCACATGGAACTGGGTGGCAACGCCCCCGCGATGGTGTTCCCCGACGCGGACCTCGACGCCGCGGCCGCAGACTGCGCGAAGGGGTCGTTCAAGTACGCCGGGCAGCGCTGCTCGGCCGTCTCGCGCGTCCTCGCCCACGAGGACGTCCACGACGAGATGGTCGACCGCATCGAGGCCCAGATGGACGACTGGCAGCCCGGCGACCTGTTCGACGAGGACACCGCCATCGGCCCGCTCATCAGCGACGACCAGGCCGACTGGGTGGCAGAACTCGTCGACGACGCCGTCGAGAAGGGCGCGACGCTCGTCCGCGGCGGCGAGCGCGACGGCAAGACGTTCGAGCCGACCCTGCTCGCGGACGTGCCCCACGACGCGCGCATCGTCCACGAGGAGCAGTTCGGCCCCGTCGCGGTCGTCACGCGCTTCGCCGACGAGGAGGAGGCGCTCGGCATCGCCAACGGCGGCGACCTGGGCCTCGACGCGGCCGTCTTCACCGCCGACCACGACCGCGCGATGCGCCTCGCGGACCGCATCGAGGCGGGCGCGGTCCGTCTCAACGGCGCGCCCTCCCACGGTCTCGGCGACATCCCGTTCGGCGGCGTGAAGGACTCCGGTATCGGCCGCGAGGGCATCGGCTACAGCATCGAGGCGTTCACGACGACGAAGAGCATCGTGCTCTGA
- a CDS encoding Gfo/Idh/MocA family protein, with product MGHTEHSTDGAEDEVRLGLVGLGNIGRHHATQLQAVAEEMAVDLVGGMDIDGSARDSFGMEFGVATYDDHDLLYDAVDAVVVTTPNRFHEEYVVDALDAGLDVLVEKPLAHDLASAERIAAAARDSEGFCMVGFHNRFAAPARVLRNAIDEGRFGDLYHVEANYVRRRGIPGKGSWFTDHEVAGGGALVDIGTHAIDFALYMLDYPEVVEVSGVTRDAFGSDPDYTYLDQWGDSGEGVVDVEDSATAMLRCADGRTVSLEVAWAANRPENSEIVVRGSDAGASFDHETGDLTMYETSDHGAAHFADTTVETRDDPAHRAEQRRFVEAVRTGGPAPVSVEDGLTVQRVIDAIYRSSETGRAVRLDGAVEQVSSAQPSPTD from the coding sequence ATGGGGCACACGGAACACAGCACGGACGGAGCGGAGGACGAGGTCCGCCTGGGCCTCGTCGGCCTCGGGAACATCGGTCGTCACCACGCGACCCAGTTGCAGGCCGTCGCGGAGGAGATGGCGGTGGACCTCGTCGGCGGGATGGACATCGACGGGAGCGCCCGCGACAGCTTCGGGATGGAGTTCGGCGTGGCGACGTACGACGACCACGACCTCCTGTACGACGCCGTCGACGCCGTCGTCGTCACGACGCCCAACCGCTTCCACGAGGAGTACGTGGTCGACGCCCTCGACGCGGGACTCGACGTGCTGGTCGAGAAACCCCTCGCCCACGACCTGGCGAGCGCGGAGCGTATCGCCGCGGCCGCCCGCGACTCGGAGGGGTTCTGCATGGTCGGGTTCCACAACCGGTTCGCGGCCCCCGCTCGCGTCCTCCGCAACGCCATCGACGAGGGCCGGTTCGGCGACCTCTACCACGTCGAGGCGAACTACGTTCGGCGACGCGGCATCCCCGGCAAGGGGTCGTGGTTCACCGACCACGAGGTGGCCGGCGGCGGCGCGCTGGTCGACATCGGCACCCACGCCATCGACTTCGCGCTGTACATGCTCGACTACCCGGAGGTCGTCGAGGTGTCGGGCGTCACTCGCGACGCGTTCGGGAGCGACCCGGACTACACCTACCTCGACCAGTGGGGCGACTCGGGTGAAGGCGTCGTCGATGTCGAGGACTCGGCGACGGCGATGCTGCGCTGTGCGGACGGCCGGACCGTCTCGCTGGAGGTGGCGTGGGCCGCGAACCGCCCCGAGAACAGCGAGATCGTCGTCCGGGGGAGCGACGCGGGCGCGTCGTTCGACCACGAGACCGGCGACCTGACGATGTACGAGACGAGCGACCACGGGGCCGCCCACTTCGCCGATACGACCGTCGAGACCCGCGACGACCCGGCCCACCGCGCGGAGCAGCGCCGGTTCGTCGAGGCCGTCCGCACTGGCGGCCCCGCGCCCGTCAGCGTCGAGGACGGCCTCACCGTCCAGCGCGTCATCGACGCCATCTACCGCTCTTCCGAGACGGGCCGTGCCGTTCGGCTCGACGGGGCGGTCGAGCAGGTGTCCTCCGCCCAGCCCAGTCCGACGGACTGA
- a CDS encoding sugar phosphate isomerase/epimerase family protein: MDIGVLTVPLGDESLDDALAYLADLGVDAVELGCGGFPGDDHLPREQYLDDEDAQADLRATLDDHDLRVSALATHNNPLHPGEQGEEADTELREAIRLADQLDVDTVTGFSGLPAGGPDDSVPNWITAPWPTEHADAHDYQWEVATDYWSDLATHADDHGVNVGIEMHPNMLVYEPTGMARLREATNDRIGSNFDPSHLYWQGIDVTEAVRFLDDAIHHVHAKDTKVYESQSRVKGVLDTTDYTEEADRSWLFRSVGYGHGEGHWKDLVSTLRMVGYDGALSIEHEDSLTSSREGLEKAVELLERAVFETQPGDAYWAE, from the coding sequence ATGGACATCGGTGTACTCACCGTCCCACTCGGTGACGAATCGCTCGACGACGCGCTGGCGTACCTCGCCGACCTCGGCGTCGACGCGGTCGAACTGGGCTGTGGCGGCTTCCCCGGCGACGACCACCTCCCGCGCGAACAGTACCTCGACGACGAGGACGCGCAGGCCGACCTGCGCGCGACGCTCGACGACCACGACCTGCGCGTCTCGGCGCTCGCGACGCACAACAACCCGCTCCACCCCGGCGAACAGGGCGAGGAGGCCGACACGGAACTCCGGGAGGCCATCCGCCTCGCCGACCAGCTCGACGTGGACACCGTCACCGGGTTCTCGGGTCTGCCCGCCGGCGGCCCCGACGACTCGGTGCCGAACTGGATTACGGCCCCGTGGCCGACCGAACACGCCGACGCCCACGACTACCAGTGGGAGGTGGCGACCGACTACTGGTCGGACCTCGCGACCCACGCCGACGACCACGGCGTGAACGTCGGCATCGAGATGCACCCGAACATGCTCGTCTACGAACCGACCGGGATGGCCCGCCTGCGGGAGGCGACGAACGACCGCATCGGTTCGAACTTCGACCCCTCGCACCTCTACTGGCAGGGCATCGACGTCACGGAGGCCGTCCGGTTCCTCGACGACGCCATCCACCACGTCCACGCCAAGGACACGAAGGTGTACGAGTCCCAGAGCCGCGTCAAGGGGGTCCTCGACACGACGGACTACACCGAGGAGGCCGACCGCTCGTGGCTGTTCCGCTCCGTGGGCTACGGCCACGGCGAGGGCCACTGGAAGGACCTCGTCTCGACGCTCCGGATGGTCGGCTACGACGGCGCGCTCTCCATCGAGCACGAGGACTCGCTGACGAGTTCCCGCGAGGGTCTGGAGAAGGCCGTCGAACTGCTGGAGCGTGCGGTGTTCGAGACGCAACCGGGCGACGCCTACTGGGCCGAGTAA
- a CDS encoding DJ-1/PfpI/YhbO family deglycase/protease, whose protein sequence is MSQSLSDTTVAILLAPRGTEEPEFTEPRDALTDAGATVEVVGVEAGEVQTVNNDLEPGGSYEVEKTFSEVSADDYDGLVVPGGSVGADDLRGNEEAVEFVRQFVESDRPTGVICHGPWLLAEADVLDGRTVTSFHSIETDLRNAGAEWVDEEVVVDGHLVTSRNPDDLDAFCEAVVEQLEQASR, encoded by the coding sequence ATGAGCCAATCCCTGAGTGACACGACGGTCGCGATTCTCCTCGCCCCGCGCGGGACCGAGGAGCCGGAGTTCACCGAACCGCGAGACGCACTGACCGACGCGGGTGCGACGGTCGAGGTCGTCGGCGTGGAGGCCGGCGAGGTACAGACGGTCAACAACGACCTCGAACCGGGCGGGAGCTACGAGGTCGAGAAGACGTTCTCGGAGGTGTCGGCCGACGACTACGACGGTCTCGTCGTCCCCGGTGGCTCCGTCGGAGCTGACGACCTGCGTGGTAACGAGGAAGCCGTCGAGTTCGTCCGGCAGTTCGTCGAGAGCGACAGGCCGACCGGCGTCATCTGCCACGGCCCGTGGCTGCTCGCCGAGGCCGACGTGCTCGACGGCCGGACGGTCACCTCGTTCCACAGCATCGAGACCGACCTCCGCAACGCGGGGGCCGAGTGGGTCGACGAGGAGGTCGTCGTCGACGGTCACCTCGTCACCAGCCGGAACCCCGACGACCTCGACGCGTTCTGCGAGGCGGTCGTCGAGCAACTGGAGCAGGCGAGTCGGTAA
- a CDS encoding Cdc6/Cdc18 family protein encodes MDLKARIRRRQRSGDESRIVLEYDAISPVAHVEEPTNRGPVLERLLDYLAPVFDEALPPNAYVWGPAGAGKSAVVTALFAHLSRLFARSGSVIHTTTRAQTGHAPKFVYVDARRADSSFGLYHAVLDAVQDDPVPKQGVGTDVLRSRLVDYLRPARRSAVVAVDHIDEPGGLDLATVRETFAVADDSLSWVTVGRTPPSEVPDGVAPPEHIEVPAYEDHALVDILTTRVSEGLARQVVEHEQMRRLASWAEGDAHDALSGLFGAADVAMASDHDRIYERDLEAGMESVPRPSVAVGRVLTLPENRQRVLRRLLDLDDESVRSVGAATEAIAASPAVDLSEATVKRFLYELAEEGIVERVETTEPTNGVGRPPSRIEPLFPTLVFRRLYDRQHDGQD; translated from the coding sequence ATGGACCTGAAAGCACGGATACGCCGCCGTCAGCGCTCCGGCGACGAGTCGCGCATCGTCCTGGAGTACGACGCCATCAGCCCCGTCGCGCACGTCGAAGAGCCGACGAACCGCGGCCCCGTCCTCGAACGGTTGCTCGACTACCTCGCGCCGGTGTTCGACGAGGCCCTCCCGCCGAACGCGTACGTCTGGGGACCGGCCGGGGCCGGGAAGTCGGCCGTCGTGACGGCACTGTTCGCACACCTGTCGCGACTGTTCGCCCGGTCGGGGTCGGTCATCCACACGACGACGCGCGCCCAGACCGGCCACGCGCCGAAGTTCGTCTACGTCGACGCGCGCCGGGCGGACTCGTCGTTCGGCCTCTACCACGCCGTCCTCGACGCCGTGCAGGACGACCCGGTCCCGAAGCAGGGAGTCGGCACCGACGTCCTGCGCTCGCGGCTGGTCGACTACCTCCGGCCCGCCCGCAGGAGCGCCGTCGTCGCGGTGGACCACATCGACGAACCGGGCGGCCTCGACCTGGCGACGGTCCGGGAGACGTTCGCCGTCGCGGACGACTCGCTGTCGTGGGTCACCGTGGGGCGGACGCCGCCGAGCGAGGTGCCCGACGGAGTGGCCCCGCCGGAGCACATCGAGGTGCCGGCGTACGAGGACCACGCGCTGGTGGACATCCTGACCACCCGCGTCTCGGAGGGGCTCGCACGGCAGGTAGTCGAACACGAGCAGATGCGTCGCCTCGCCTCGTGGGCGGAGGGCGACGCCCACGACGCCCTCTCGGGGCTGTTCGGCGCGGCCGACGTCGCCATGGCCAGCGACCACGACCGCATCTACGAGCGCGACCTCGAAGCCGGGATGGAGAGCGTGCCGCGCCCGTCGGTGGCGGTCGGTCGGGTGTTGACGCTGCCCGAGAACCGCCAGCGCGTCCTCCGTCGCCTCCTCGACCTCGACGACGAGTCGGTGCGGTCGGTGGGTGCCGCGACGGAGGCCATCGCCGCGTCGCCGGCGGTCGACCTCTCGGAGGCGACGGTCAAGCGGTTCCTCTACGAACTCGCCGAGGAGGGCATCGTCGAGCGCGTAGAGACCACCGAGCCGACCAACGGTGTCGGGCGACCGCCGAGTCGCATCGAACCGTTGTTCCCGACGCTGGTGTTCCGGCGACTGTACGACCGCCAGCACGACGGACAGGACTGA